From a region of the Castanea sativa cultivar Marrone di Chiusa Pesio chromosome 10, ASM4071231v1 genome:
- the LOC142613215 gene encoding putative calcium-binding protein CML13 has protein sequence MGKDLSDDQVSSMKEAFTLFDTDGDGRIAPSELGILMRSLGGNPTQAQLKSIITGENLTAPFDFPRFLDLMAKHMKAEPFDRQLRDAFKVLDKDSTGYVSVSELRHILTSIGEKLEPSEFDEWIREVEVGSDGRIRYEDFIARMVAK, from the coding sequence ATGGGCAAGGATCTGAGCGATGACCAAGTCTCGTCAATGAAAGAAGCTTTCACGCTCTTCGACACCGACGGAGACGGTCGGATCGCCCCGTCGGAGCTAGGAATCCTGATGAGATCTCTCGGAGGAAACCCGACCCAAGCCCAACTGAAATCGATCATCACCGGAGAGAACCTCACCGCCCCATTCGACTTCCCTCGGTTCCTggacctcatggccaagcacATGAAGGCCGAGCCCTTCGATCGCCAGCTCCGCGATGCCTTCAAGGTCCTCGACAAGGACTCCACCGGCTACGTCTCCGTTTCGGAGCTCCGACACATCCTCACCAGCATTGGGGAGAAGCTCGAGCCATCCGAGTTCGACGAGTGGATCCGGGAGGTCGAGGTCGGGTCGGATGGTAGGATCCGATACGAGGATTTCATCGCTAGGATGGTCGCCAAGTGA